A stretch of the Fusobacterium varium genome encodes the following:
- a CDS encoding putative Na+/alanine symporter, with protein sequence MESIRIIIDFVNNLLWGKNILVVMLIGTAVYFTFKTKFMQFRLFGDIIRILKGNGEEERDGVSSLETFFLGTACRVGAGNISGVVAAVSIGGPGALFWMWLVALLGAATSFVESSLAVMHRTKVKKGEYQGGTPWIIKNRLNMKWLGVIYVVASIICYIGVIQVMSNSVTESVVSAYGFDPKIIAVILAIVVGLIIFGKSKKDKIILALNKIVPVMAVMYLIVVIYVIITNITGIPAMIGNIFYQAFGGKEFLGGAVGGIIMQGVRRGLFSNEAGSGNSNYAAAVVDIDEPAKQGMVQALGVFVDTLIICSATAFVILLADTEITNRFTGMTLFQESLKSHIGWVGIPFTVVVLFFFSLSTILGVTYYGKNAMNFISTKPILKEIYHIAVVLMVYIGGIEQNFFVWSLADFGLGIMTVINIICIIPISGEALDELKKYEKKLKNKKRA encoded by the coding sequence TTGGAAAGTATAAGGATAATAATTGATTTTGTGAATAATTTGTTATGGGGTAAAAATATTCTGGTAGTAATGCTTATAGGAACAGCAGTTTATTTTACTTTTAAAACAAAGTTTATGCAATTTAGATTATTTGGAGATATAATAAGAATATTAAAAGGAAATGGAGAAGAGGAAAGAGATGGAGTAAGTTCTTTAGAAACTTTTTTCTTGGGAACGGCTTGCAGAGTAGGAGCCGGAAATATATCAGGAGTTGTAGCAGCAGTATCTATTGGTGGTCCAGGAGCACTTTTTTGGATGTGGCTTGTAGCTCTACTTGGAGCAGCAACATCTTTTGTTGAATCAAGCCTTGCAGTAATGCACAGAACAAAGGTAAAAAAAGGAGAGTATCAAGGAGGAACTCCTTGGATTATAAAAAATAGACTCAATATGAAATGGTTGGGAGTTATATATGTAGTAGCCTCTATTATTTGCTATATAGGAGTTATACAGGTAATGTCTAATTCTGTAACTGAATCAGTTGTAAGTGCTTATGGATTTGATCCTAAAATAATAGCTGTTATACTGGCAATTGTAGTTGGTCTGATTATATTTGGAAAAAGTAAAAAAGACAAAATAATATTGGCTCTCAATAAAATAGTACCTGTAATGGCTGTTATGTATCTTATTGTAGTAATTTATGTTATTATTACCAATATAACAGGAATTCCAGCAATGATAGGAAATATATTCTATCAGGCTTTTGGAGGAAAAGAGTTCTTAGGAGGAGCAGTTGGTGGAATAATCATGCAGGGAGTAAGAAGAGGGCTATTTTCTAACGAAGCAGGAAGTGGAAATTCTAATTATGCAGCTGCAGTAGTTGATATAGATGAACCAGCAAAACAAGGAATGGTTCAGGCATTAGGTGTTTTTGTGGATACGCTTATAATATGTAGTGCTACAGCATTTGTTATCCTTTTAGCAGATACAGAAATAACAAATAGGTTTACTGGAATGACTCTTTTTCAAGAATCTTTAAAAAGTCATATAGGCTGGGTTGGAATACCATTTACTGTAGTTGTATTATTTTTCTTTTCTTTGAGTACAATATTAGGTGTTACATATTATGGAAAAAATGCCATGAATTTTATAAGTACAAAACCAATTTTAAAAGAAATATACCATATTGCAGTAGTTCTTATGGTATATATTGGTGGGATAGAGCAAAATTTCTTTGTATGGTCTTTAGCAGATTTTGGATTAGGAATAATGACTGTAATTAATATAATATGTATCATTCCAATTTCTGGAGAAGCTTTGGATGAATTGAAAAAGTATGAAAAAAAACTTAAAAACAAAAAAAGAGCCTAA
- a CDS encoding putative NTP transferase, protein MIKIKRKIISLICENNVISQRKISEYLNISLGSVNKYINSLLNDGYLTKEIISYRKTKYFITNSGKEFVNFDKDFIKTAVILAAGETLDFDKPVGFLEIFDSTLIERTIKLLLKHNIEKIIIAAGYKAEYYKKLSKKYTNVKIIENKKYKTTGNMYSLYLLRKYLQEDFILLEGDLVFEENLISLLLNSKEKNVTMIDTFISNKEDSLYVTTKNGELLNISKGKYSLEKISGELIGISKLKYNSYLKMLDKFTQIENKLFFYEYSFLDKNIFSDLKCISSKEKIWGEIDNQKQYRYIKSNILKSLDKKEKNL, encoded by the coding sequence GTGATCAAAATAAAAAGAAAAATTATATCTCTTATATGTGAAAATAATGTAATAAGCCAGAGAAAGATATCAGAATATTTGAATATTTCTCTTGGTTCTGTTAATAAGTATATTAATTCTCTTTTAAATGATGGTTACCTTACCAAAGAAATTATTTCCTATAGAAAAACAAAATACTTTATTACAAATTCTGGTAAGGAATTTGTAAATTTTGATAAAGATTTTATAAAAACTGCTGTTATTTTAGCAGCTGGTGAAACTTTAGATTTTGATAAACCTGTAGGATTTCTTGAAATATTTGATTCCACACTTATTGAAAGAACTATAAAATTACTATTAAAACATAATATTGAAAAAATAATAATTGCAGCTGGATATAAAGCAGAATATTACAAAAAATTATCAAAAAAATATACAAATGTTAAAATTATAGAAAATAAAAAATACAAAACTACAGGAAATATGTATTCTCTTTATCTTCTAAGAAAATATTTACAAGAAGATTTCATACTTTTAGAAGGAGATCTTGTTTTTGAAGAGAATTTAATTTCACTTTTATTGAATTCAAAAGAAAAAAATGTAACAATGATTGATACTTTTATATCTAATAAAGAAGATTCTCTTTATGTTACCACAAAAAATGGAGAACTTCTAAATATCTCTAAGGGAAAATACAGTCTTGAAAAAATTTCAGGAGAACTTATAGGAATTAGTAAATTAAAATATAATTCATATTTAAAAATGCTTGATAAATTTACCCAAATAGAAAATAAATTATTTTTTTATGAATATAGTTTTTTAGATAAAAATATTTTTTCAGATTTAAAATGTATATCTTCTAAAGAAAAAATATGGGGAGAAATAGATAATCAAAAGCAATATAGATATATAAAGAGCAATATATTAAAGAGTTTAGATAAAAAGGAGAAAAATTTATGA
- a CDS encoding putative nucleotidyltransferase: MKTAVILVAGMGTRLRGVTNDEIPKPFLTINGLSLIERSIEKLLDSGIKKIILVTGHLDYFFEPLKKKYNNIITIKNNNYANTSSMGSFYCAKELIGNDDILLLEGDLIYEKNCLNILINTPEKDTILLSEDKKMSDDYYFEIIDNGIGKLTFNLFEIKGEYGELTGLQKLSNELCHLMFKKYEDEKNLKLGYEYCMEKIAKDRKITCKRVDGIIWSEIDDEFQLNRVMETIYPKLLEKGEN; the protein is encoded by the coding sequence ATGAAAACAGCTGTAATACTTGTGGCAGGTATGGGAACAAGACTCAGAGGAGTAACCAATGATGAAATTCCTAAGCCTTTTTTAACAATAAACGGATTATCGCTTATTGAAAGATCAATAGAGAAATTGTTAGATTCAGGTATTAAAAAAATAATATTGGTTACAGGACATTTAGATTATTTTTTTGAACCTCTTAAAAAAAAATACAATAACATTATTACAATAAAAAATAACAATTATGCTAATACAAGCAGTATGGGAAGTTTCTATTGTGCTAAAGAGTTGATTGGCAATGATGATATTCTTCTTTTAGAAGGAGATCTTATCTATGAAAAGAATTGTCTGAATATATTGATAAATACTCCTGAAAAAGATACAATACTTTTATCTGAAGATAAAAAAATGTCTGATGATTATTATTTTGAAATAATAGACAATGGTATTGGAAAACTTACTTTCAATTTATTTGAAATTAAAGGAGAATATGGAGAACTTACAGGATTGCAAAAATTATCAAATGAATTATGCCATTTAATGTTTAAAAAATATGAAGATGAAAAAAATCTTAAATTAGGTTATGAATATTGTATGGAAAAAATAGCAAAAGATAGAAAAATTACTTGCAAAAGAGTAGATGGTATTATTTGGTCTGAAATAGATGATGAATTTCAGCTAAATAGAGTAATGGAAACTATTTATCCTAAACTTTTAGAAAAAGGAGAAAATTAA
- a CDS encoding putative ABC transporter periplasmic binding protein — MKKLLKISVLFILSAFLFGCGNKENKTVLNVYTGLEEEYLNHYIEIYKADFPNIELNIIRDSQGAIAAKVIAEGDNPVADVLWGMASINLIDLANQKKLAELNKDWLVNIDPAYIDSINEKPQWTGMTAWTSAITANKYEFTKKSLPLPNSYMDLLDKRYYKEVVMPNPASSGTGYLTILGWISIWGEEKAWEYMDQLHKNISQYSHSGSAPVKMAMQGEQLIGVGMDSESIRLGKTNESIVTILPSEGYGWDMEGIALVKKDTIKPEAIDFINWALSKKMMEEYSKNIGLVSYKGMNTKLEGYPADFKEKLANIDFKWASENRERLLKEWEKRYGKGE, encoded by the coding sequence ATGAAAAAACTATTAAAAATTTCTGTTCTTTTTATTCTTTCTGCATTTCTTTTTGGATGCGGTAATAAAGAAAATAAAACTGTCTTAAATGTTTATACTGGATTGGAAGAAGAATATTTAAATCACTATATTGAAATATATAAAGCAGACTTTCCAAATATAGAACTTAATATAATTAGAGATTCTCAAGGAGCCATTGCTGCTAAAGTGATTGCTGAAGGGGATAATCCTGTAGCTGATGTTTTATGGGGAATGGCAAGTATAAATTTAATTGATTTAGCCAATCAAAAAAAATTGGCTGAATTAAATAAAGACTGGCTAGTAAATATTGATCCTGCATATATTGATTCTATCAATGAAAAGCCTCAATGGACAGGTATGACAGCTTGGACTTCTGCAATTACAGCTAATAAATATGAATTTACAAAAAAAAGTCTACCTCTTCCTAATTCATATATGGATCTTCTTGATAAAAGATACTATAAAGAAGTTGTTATGCCTAACCCTGCCTCTTCTGGAACTGGTTATCTTACAATATTGGGTTGGATAAGTATATGGGGTGAAGAAAAAGCCTGGGAATATATGGATCAACTTCATAAAAATATATCTCAATATTCTCATTCTGGAAGTGCACCAGTTAAAATGGCTATGCAGGGAGAACAACTAATTGGTGTTGGGATGGATAGTGAAAGTATCAGACTTGGAAAAACAAATGAATCTATAGTTACTATTCTTCCTAGTGAAGGATATGGCTGGGATATGGAAGGAATTGCTCTTGTAAAAAAGGATACAATTAAACCAGAAGCTATTGATTTTATTAATTGGGCTCTTTCAAAAAAAATGATGGAAGAATATTCAAAAAATATTGGGCTAGTTTCATATAAAGGTATGAATACAAAACTTGAAGGTTACCCTGCAGATTTTAAAGAAAAACTGGCTAACATAGATTTTAAATGGGCATCAGAAAACAGAGAAAGATTACTTAAAGAATGGGAAAAAAGATATGGTAAAGGAGAATAA
- a CDS encoding putative ABC transporter ATP-binding protein — protein MPYLVIKNVKKQFNKVEVLKGINLDIEKGEFICFLGPSGCGKTTLLRIIAGLEKLDSGNILVNKKEITVLEPSQRNLSMVFQSYALFPNMTVFENIEYGLKKKIKDKHQRKEKIMNVLKMVGLDHIISKYPDEMSGGQQQRVSLARALALEPNILLLDEPLSALDAKVRESLRKEIREIQQNLKITTIMVTHDQEEALTMGDKIAIINGGEIVQFGTPEEIYSKPKDIFVADFIGKINFITDENNDIYTVRPEDIEYSIEKKEKTHKGTIKNIEFRGAFYRITLELFGDNIYIDILSKEKEKLNLKINDFLYIKLNEKNNI, from the coding sequence ATGCCTTACTTAGTCATAAAAAATGTAAAAAAACAATTTAATAAAGTAGAAGTTTTAAAAGGTATTAATTTAGATATAGAAAAAGGAGAATTTATATGTTTTTTAGGTCCAAGTGGTTGTGGAAAAACAACTTTGCTCCGTATAATAGCTGGTCTTGAAAAACTTGATTCTGGAAATATTCTAGTTAATAAAAAAGAAATAACAGTTTTAGAACCTTCTCAAAGAAATTTAAGTATGGTATTCCAATCTTATGCTCTTTTTCCAAATATGACAGTTTTTGAAAATATTGAATATGGATTAAAAAAGAAAATAAAAGATAAACATCAAAGAAAAGAAAAAATTATGAATGTTCTTAAAATGGTTGGTCTTGATCATATAATTTCAAAGTATCCCGATGAAATGAGTGGAGGACAACAACAAAGAGTATCTTTGGCTAGAGCTCTAGCTCTTGAACCAAATATTTTACTCCTTGATGAGCCCTTATCAGCTCTTGATGCTAAAGTAAGAGAATCTTTAAGAAAAGAAATAAGAGAAATTCAGCAAAATTTAAAAATAACTACAATTATGGTAACTCATGATCAAGAAGAAGCTCTAACAATGGGAGATAAAATTGCTATCATCAATGGTGGAGAAATAGTTCAATTTGGAACACCAGAAGAAATATACAGTAAACCAAAAGATATATTTGTAGCTGATTTTATAGGCAAAATAAATTTCATTACTGATGAAAACAATGATATATACACTGTAAGACCTGAGGATATAGAATATTCTATAGAAAAAAAGGAAAAAACACATAAAGGAACTATTAAAAATATTGAATTTAGAGGTGCTTTTTATAGAATTACTTTAGAATTATTTGGAGATAACATCTACATTGACATACTATCTAAAGAAAAGGAAAAATTGAACCTTAAAATTAATGATTTTCTTTATATCAAATTAAATGAAAAAAATAACATTTAG
- a CDS encoding putative ABC transporter permease, translating into MKKDKLIKIILSLILVLFLIISIIFPISNLFIKAFQNKNGNYVGLENFAEYFNDPVTASSLTNSLKVSVTVTIFTIVLAFFFSYGINRSNLKGKSLLKGIALLPLFSPTMTHGIALIYLFGRQGIITKTFNLSISIYGFWGIVFAETIFIFPILFFMMVLAFDSEDYRKYEMAEIMGIDKLKQFFTITIPNVKYTLITCFFSGFTLSFTDFGAPKVVGGNYNVLATDIFEEVIGQQNFSMGSAVGILLIIPAFLAFMFDIFIKSKSSKIDSKSTKYIIKENKVRDTFFKFFNYILSFIIISFFATVIFASLVKTWPYDMSLTFKSYTFTIMGESVWKIFGNSIFVSIFSAVFGTILCFLTAYVVEREKNYTIVRKIGYFLSILPNAIPGLTIGLAYIFFFNSKSNILNFLYGSFGIIILANIIHFFATPFLTITARLKTLDDEYETISNIMGVSWCRTIFKVIIPLSIDSILESFSYYFINSMITISAVIFLYTSRTRLISVMMISKNDAGDIGTAAAISVMIIFVNIIFKIIFDLSIKYIRNKNYNKKRKDSIKKEKQGENLLLTGKEVLEILNKTSQKTGVKYWLEFGTLLGKIRENNFIGHDINFDIGIMKEELIPKFIIDIENEGFKRISSLSLKNEGLKNIKYEYKGIEIEMFLFDREDNKVICYLEDKNGIISVYKLSNSTLKETKFMGIDTYIPRNSLKRLLEIYGKNFNISDPDWKEEMSPSRYISEKIKDA; encoded by the coding sequence ATGAAAAAAGATAAATTAATAAAAATAATTTTGTCTCTAATTTTAGTTCTTTTTCTTATTATCTCTATAATTTTTCCTATATCTAACCTTTTTATAAAAGCTTTTCAAAATAAAAATGGAAATTATGTTGGTCTGGAAAATTTTGCTGAATATTTTAATGATCCTGTTACAGCAAGCTCTCTTACTAATAGTTTAAAAGTATCTGTAACTGTAACTATTTTTACAATAGTTCTTGCTTTCTTTTTTTCTTATGGAATAAATAGAAGCAATTTAAAAGGAAAATCCCTTTTAAAAGGAATTGCTCTTTTACCTTTATTTTCTCCAACTATGACACATGGTATTGCTCTTATATATCTTTTTGGAAGACAGGGAATTATAACTAAAACTTTCAATCTTTCAATATCCATATATGGATTCTGGGGAATAGTTTTTGCAGAAACAATTTTCATATTTCCAATACTTTTCTTTATGATGGTATTAGCTTTTGATTCAGAAGATTATAGAAAATATGAAATGGCTGAAATAATGGGAATAGATAAATTAAAACAATTTTTTACAATAACTATCCCCAATGTCAAATATACACTAATAACTTGTTTTTTTTCTGGTTTTACTTTAAGTTTTACAGATTTTGGTGCACCTAAAGTTGTAGGAGGAAATTATAATGTTCTTGCTACTGATATATTTGAAGAAGTAATAGGACAGCAAAACTTTTCTATGGGATCAGCTGTTGGAATATTACTTATAATTCCTGCTTTTCTTGCTTTTATGTTTGATATTTTCATTAAAAGTAAAAGTTCAAAGATAGATTCAAAGTCTACTAAATATATTATAAAGGAAAATAAAGTAAGAGACACTTTTTTTAAGTTTTTTAACTATATTTTAAGTTTTATCATAATATCTTTTTTTGCAACAGTTATTTTTGCTTCTCTTGTAAAAACTTGGCCTTATGATATGAGCTTAACTTTTAAATCATATACTTTTACTATAATGGGAGAAAGTGTTTGGAAGATTTTTGGCAATAGTATTTTTGTATCAATTTTTTCTGCAGTATTTGGTACTATTTTATGTTTCCTTACAGCATATGTAGTTGAAAGAGAAAAAAATTATACTATTGTAAGAAAAATAGGATATTTTCTTTCTATACTTCCTAATGCTATTCCTGGACTGACAATAGGACTTGCATATATTTTCTTCTTCAATTCTAAAAGTAATATATTAAATTTTTTATATGGAAGTTTTGGAATAATTATCCTTGCAAATATAATACATTTCTTTGCAACGCCTTTTCTTACTATAACTGCAAGGTTAAAAACTTTAGATGATGAATATGAAACTATTTCTAATATAATGGGAGTTTCATGGTGCAGAACTATTTTTAAAGTTATAATTCCTCTATCAATAGATTCTATCCTTGAAAGTTTTTCATATTATTTTATAAATTCTATGATAACTATTTCAGCAGTTATTTTCCTCTACACATCAAGAACTAGACTTATATCTGTAATGATGATAAGTAAAAATGATGCAGGAGATATAGGAACTGCTGCTGCAATATCTGTAATGATTATTTTTGTAAATATAATTTTTAAGATAATTTTTGACCTTTCAATAAAATATATAAGAAATAAAAATTATAATAAAAAAAGAAAAGATTCAATAAAAAAAGAAAAACAAGGTGAAAATTTACTTTTGACTGGTAAAGAGGTTCTAGAAATATTGAATAAAACTTCTCAAAAAACTGGTGTAAAATATTGGCTGGAATTTGGAACACTACTTGGAAAAATCAGAGAAAATAATTTTATAGGTCATGACATTAACTTTGATATTGGAATAATGAAAGAAGAACTCATTCCGAAATTTATAATAGACATAGAAAATGAAGGATTTAAAAGAATCTCTTCTTTAAGTTTAAAAAATGAAGGTCTTAAAAATATAAAATATGAATACAAAGGAATTGAAATAGAAATGTTCCTTTTTGATAGAGAAGATAATAAAGTAATATGTTATCTGGAAGATAAAAATGGTATTATTTCAGTATATAAGCTTTCAAACTCTACATTAAAAGAAACTAAGTTTATGGGAATAGATACTTATATTCCAAGAAATTCTTTAAAAAGACTTCTTGAAATATATGGAAAAAATTTCAATATATCAGATCCAGACTGGAAGGAAGAAATGAGTCCAAGCAGATATATTTCTGAAAAAATAAAAGATGCATAA
- a CDS encoding putative transposase: MQKPINNNIFFQLNQPKLFNFLQYEISDDDPVRKLSSILEGLDFSSLMQAFSYKTKVHPIRMFSIIVYAYSRNLTSTRDIEMACHENIKFRFLLQDSKIPDHSTISRFLVKTEDILPDLFEQFVEKIFEMENISTETIYIDGTKIEAYANKYTFVWKKSIEKYRDRLDKKILELISNFNDDFNLQYDNFLEIYSYLSNLNFQIVKGRGKRKSKEQKYLELCAEYLEKYQKYSNHFKNLNGRNSYSKTDIDATFMRMKDDHMRNGQLKPGYNLQIGVISEYISSYEIFSNPSDSKTLIPFLEKISSQNLEIKNIVADAGYESISNYEYLEKMDYTSYIKPIYFEKSKIRKFKNDLNRVENLIYNSSENKLFRKDGLELEFLYSNKNNTVQYFWNPETNKKIKYNARFRILSNKSKENVSSNYGKQLRMNRSIQVEGAFAVLKEDMKLRKLKVRSKKSVLREICLFCIAYNFNRYLSRNINNRLGTTLHSLKVA, from the coding sequence ATGCAAAAACCAATTAATAATAACATTTTTTTTCAATTAAATCAACCTAAACTTTTTAATTTTTTACAATATGAAATTTCTGATGATGATCCTGTAAGAAAACTTAGCTCAATATTGGAGGGATTAGATTTTAGTAGTTTAATGCAAGCATTTTCTTACAAAACAAAGGTACATCCTATCAGAATGTTTTCTATCATTGTTTATGCCTATTCGCGCAATTTAACTTCTACTAGAGATATAGAAATGGCTTGCCATGAAAATATTAAATTTAGGTTTCTTTTACAAGATTCTAAAATTCCTGATCACTCTACTATTTCTAGATTCTTAGTAAAAACTGAAGATATTCTTCCAGATCTATTTGAACAATTCGTTGAAAAAATTTTTGAAATGGAAAATATTTCCACTGAAACAATATATATTGATGGCACTAAAATTGAAGCATATGCTAATAAATATACATTTGTTTGGAAAAAATCTATTGAGAAATACAGAGATAGATTAGATAAAAAAATTCTTGAACTAATTTCAAATTTTAATGATGATTTCAACTTACAATATGACAACTTCCTTGAAATATATTCATATCTTTCTAATTTGAATTTTCAAATAGTCAAAGGTAGAGGAAAGAGAAAATCTAAAGAGCAAAAGTATTTAGAATTATGCGCAGAATACTTAGAAAAGTATCAAAAATATTCTAATCATTTTAAAAATCTTAATGGTAGAAATAGCTATTCAAAAACTGATATAGATGCTACTTTTATGAGAATGAAAGATGACCATATGAGAAATGGTCAATTAAAACCTGGATATAATCTACAAATAGGAGTGATTAGTGAATATATTTCTTCATATGAAATTTTTTCTAACCCTTCTGATTCTAAAACTTTGATTCCATTTTTAGAGAAAATTTCATCTCAAAATTTAGAAATTAAAAATATTGTAGCTGATGCAGGATATGAAAGTATTTCAAATTATGAATATTTGGAAAAAATGGACTATACTTCATACATAAAACCAATATATTTTGAAAAATCTAAAATCAGAAAGTTTAAAAATGATTTAAACAGAGTAGAAAATTTAATATATAATAGTTCTGAAAATAAGCTATTTAGAAAAGATGGATTAGAATTAGAATTTCTATACTCTAACAAAAATAATACAGTTCAATATTTTTGGAATCCTGAAACTAACAAAAAAATTAAGTACAATGCGAGATTTAGAATTTTATCAAATAAATCAAAAGAGAATGTATCAAGCAATTATGGAAAACAATTAAGAATGAACAGAAGTATTCAAGTAGAAGGTGCTTTTGCAGTTTTGAAAGAAGATATGAAATTGCGAAAATTAAAAGTTCGAAGTAAAAAAAGTGTTTTAAGAGAAATATGTTTGTTTTGTATCGCTTACAACTTCAACAGATATCTAAGCAGAAATATAAATAATCGCTTAGGAACAACACTTCACTCATTAAAAGTAGCTTAG
- a CDS encoding putative alpha/beta hydrolase, whose protein sequence is MILRLIKKIFSFFYIPVAANIPLLMFYFYKNTRNIFLTVIFSLLIFSLWIYLNLFPHRKEEYAGKRLRIMIGGRTLCLYSFYGFLLQTGIIIFLYPLLKDINYNEILWFNGLYAFGINFFLFLNGIIRIFFTSKWLSFRKRILLIFTIWIPVINILILFYTLRIIKWEYEFECYKASLKEIRAESDICKTKYPIILVHGVGFRDSRHFNYWGRIPRELMRYGVSIYYGNQEAFGTIEYNGEDIKKKILEVIKETGSEKVNIIAHSKGGLDSRYAISILGMDKYTASLTTISTPHRGCLFVDKMCKLPERIYRGVAKFYDNIFKRLGDKNPDFYSATHQFTTYSSEEFNKNVVDSTLVYYQSYISIMKDCFSDILLTIPYFFIKILEGENDGLVSISSAKWGTFKGVIKNEYHRGISHGDIIDLKRQDYKGFDVVEFYVQLVSELKKMGF, encoded by the coding sequence ATGATACTTCGCTTAATAAAAAAAATATTTTCATTTTTTTATATACCTGTTGCTGCTAATATTCCTTTACTCATGTTTTATTTTTATAAAAATACTAGAAATATTTTTCTGACAGTTATATTTAGTTTATTAATATTTAGTTTATGGATATATCTTAATCTTTTCCCACATAGGAAAGAAGAATATGCTGGAAAAAGATTAAGAATAATGATAGGTGGAAGAACTCTATGTTTATATTCCTTTTATGGTTTTTTACTTCAAACAGGGATAATTATATTTTTATATCCATTACTTAAAGATATAAACTATAATGAAATATTGTGGTTTAATGGATTATATGCTTTTGGAATAAATTTTTTCCTTTTTCTGAATGGAATTATTCGTATTTTTTTTACTTCAAAATGGTTGAGCTTTAGAAAAAGAATTTTGCTAATATTCACTATTTGGATACCAGTAATAAATATTTTAATTCTTTTTTATACTTTAAGAATTATAAAATGGGAGTATGAATTTGAATGCTATAAAGCATCTCTAAAGGAAATAAGAGCAGAATCAGATATATGTAAAACAAAATATCCAATAATACTTGTACATGGAGTTGGATTTAGAGATTCCAGGCACTTTAATTATTGGGGACGGATTCCAAGAGAATTAATGCGATATGGAGTTTCTATTTATTATGGAAATCAGGAAGCATTTGGAACTATTGAGTATAATGGAGAAGATATTAAGAAAAAAATATTAGAAGTGATAAAAGAAACTGGAAGTGAAAAAGTTAATATAATAGCACATTCTAAAGGTGGATTGGATTCACGTTATGCTATAAGTATATTGGGAATGGACAAGTATACTGCTTCACTTACAACTATAAGTACTCCACATAGGGGATGTCTTTTTGTTGATAAAATGTGTAAATTACCTGAAAGAATTTATAGAGGAGTTGCTAAATTTTATGATAATATTTTTAAAAGATTGGGAGATAAAAATCCAGATTTTTATAGTGCAACTCATCAATTTACAACATACAGCAGTGAAGAATTTAATAAAAATGTAGTTGATTCTACATTAGTATATTATCAAAGTTATATTTCTATAATGAAAGATTGTTTTAGTGATATTTTATTGACTATTCCATATTTTTTTATTAAAATTTTGGAAGGAGAAAATGATGGATTAGTAAGCATATCTTCTGCTAAATGGGGAACTTTTAAAGGTGTTATAAAAAATGAATATCATAGAGGAATATCTCATGGAGATATTATAGATTTAAAAAGACAGGATTATAAGGGATTTGATGTTGTAGAGTTTTATGTACAGCTTGTCTCTGAATTAAAGAAAATGGGATTTTAA
- a CDS encoding putative esterase — MVLKHEIFIEPFGLNRLLHIYIPDDIKEGEKFPVMYMFDGHNLFFDSDATYGKSWGIKDFLDNSNTRIMIVGLECNHEGNKRLWEFSPYSFKDKYFGSVKGYGKILINWIADYLKPLIDERFPTLPERKFTGLGGSSMGGLMSIYGTAIRSDIFSMGACLSPFYEHIFKKLVEELSKTEVNSETKFYISWGRYEVHSKKQLAVESEKNLIISRILTFKGVQVFPHLMVEGGHNEASWEMENPIWMTELGLK; from the coding sequence ATGGTTTTAAAACATGAGATTTTCATTGAACCTTTTGGTTTAAACAGACTTTTACATATATATATTCCTGATGATATAAAAGAAGGAGAAAAGTTTCCTGTAATGTATATGTTTGATGGACATAATTTATTTTTTGATTCAGATGCAACTTATGGAAAATCTTGGGGAATAAAAGATTTTTTAGATAATTCTAATACAAGAATAATGATTGTGGGACTGGAATGTAACCATGAGGGGAATAAAAGGCTTTGGGAATTTTCACCTTATTCTTTTAAAGATAAATATTTTGGAAGCGTAAAAGGATATGGTAAAATATTAATAAACTGGATAGCTGACTATTTAAAACCGCTGATAGATGAAAGGTTTCCAACACTTCCAGAAAGGAAATTTACTGGACTTGGAGGAAGTTCTATGGGAGGACTTATGTCAATTTATGGAACTGCCATAAGATCAGATATATTTTCTATGGGAGCTTGTCTTTCACCTTTTTATGAGCATATATTTAAAAAACTTGTAGAAGAACTGTCAAAAACTGAGGTAAATTCAGAAACAAAATTTTATATTAGCTGGGGAAGATATGAAGTACATTCTAAAAAACAATTAGCTGTAGAGTCTGAAAAAAATCTGATTATAAGCAGAATATTAACATTTAAAGGTGTTCAAGTGTTTCCTCATTTAATGGTGGAAGGTGGACATAACGAAGCTTCATGGGAGATGGAAAATCCTATATGGATGACTGAATTGGGACTTAAATGA